One Tunturibacter gelidoferens genomic region harbors:
- the larE gene encoding ATP-dependent sacrificial sulfur transferase LarE, with protein MDLAAKSAKLHSTLQQLGSVLVAYSGGTDSAYLAYAAHQALGENMQAVIADSASLPRAELAAALAFAADHNIPIQILRTNELDNPEYQRNDAHRCFHCKDELFQQMEQARATRNFAHIAYGMNLDDRAEFRPGQQAAAQHHAVAPLVTASLTKQEIRTLAQQSGLNLWDKPASACLSSRIEYGRPVTRENLSQVEQAEEALHALGFPQVRVRHHGDLARIEIARADLPRALSLPTLEAITAAIKPLGFLYVTLDTEGYRSGSMNDTLLAASSILPAAR; from the coding sequence ATGGACCTTGCCGCCAAATCCGCGAAGCTCCACTCAACCCTGCAGCAACTAGGCAGCGTTCTGGTCGCCTACTCCGGCGGCACCGACTCCGCTTACCTCGCCTACGCCGCCCACCAGGCCCTCGGCGAAAACATGCAGGCCGTCATCGCCGACTCCGCCTCCCTCCCCCGCGCCGAACTCGCCGCCGCCCTCGCCTTCGCCGCCGATCACAACATCCCCATCCAGATCCTCCGCACCAACGAGCTCGATAACCCCGAATACCAGCGCAACGACGCCCACCGCTGCTTCCACTGCAAAGACGAGCTCTTCCAGCAAATGGAGCAAGCCCGCGCCACCCGCAACTTCGCCCACATCGCCTACGGCATGAACCTCGACGACCGCGCCGAGTTCCGCCCCGGCCAGCAAGCCGCCGCCCAGCACCACGCCGTCGCCCCCCTCGTCACCGCCAGCCTCACCAAGCAGGAGATCCGCACCCTCGCCCAGCAATCCGGCCTCAACCTCTGGGATAAACCCGCCAGCGCCTGCCTCTCCTCGCGCATCGAGTACGGCCGTCCCGTCACCCGTGAGAATCTCTCCCAGGTCGAGCAAGCCGAAGAAGCCCTCCACGCCCTCGGCTTCCCCCAGGTCCGCGTCCGCCACCACGGCGACCTCGCCCGCATCGAAATCGCCCGCGCAGATCTTCCCCGAGCCCTCTCCCTCCCCACGCTCGAAGCCATCACCGCCGCCATCAAGCCCCTCGGCTTCCTCTACGTCACCCTCGACACCGAAGGCTACCGCTCCGGCTCCATGAACGACACCCTCCTCGCCGCCTCCTCCATCCTTCCCGCCGCCCGATAA
- a CDS encoding SDR family NAD(P)-dependent oxidoreductase, giving the protein MGHPLFDLSGKSAVVVGGTSGIGLAMAVGLAEAGADVVASSRRLEQVDEAAKAIEATGRRSLRLTSDVADRASLQALLDGTVKAFGKVDILINCAGKIKREPTLTVTEETWDGIMDTNVTGTLRACQIFGKHMLERGYGRILNIASLNTFVSLKEVTAYAASKAAVGALTKSLAVEWSAQGVTVNAIAPGVFRTALNQKLLDESDRGKELLMRTPMGRFGKTAELVGAAIFLASDASAFVTGEILVVDGGFLASGVNQ; this is encoded by the coding sequence ATGGGGCATCCGTTGTTTGATTTGAGTGGGAAGTCGGCTGTGGTGGTGGGGGGTACCTCGGGTATCGGGTTGGCCATGGCGGTTGGGCTGGCGGAGGCGGGTGCTGATGTGGTGGCGAGTTCGCGGCGGCTGGAGCAGGTGGATGAGGCGGCGAAGGCGATCGAGGCGACGGGGCGGAGGTCTCTGCGTCTGACTTCGGATGTGGCGGACCGGGCGAGTCTGCAGGCGCTTCTGGATGGGACGGTGAAGGCGTTCGGTAAGGTCGATATCCTGATCAACTGCGCGGGGAAGATCAAGCGGGAGCCTACGCTGACCGTCACGGAGGAGACCTGGGACGGGATCATGGATACGAACGTGACCGGAACGCTGCGGGCCTGCCAGATCTTCGGCAAGCACATGCTGGAGCGCGGTTACGGTCGCATCCTCAACATCGCGTCGCTGAATACGTTCGTGAGCCTAAAGGAGGTCACGGCTTATGCGGCCAGCAAGGCGGCGGTTGGAGCGTTGACCAAGTCCCTGGCGGTGGAGTGGAGCGCGCAGGGTGTGACCGTGAATGCGATTGCTCCCGGTGTCTTTCGGACGGCGTTGAACCAGAAGCTGCTGGACGAGAGTGATCGGGGCAAAGAGTTGTTGATGCGGACCCCGATGGGGCGCTTCGGCAAGACTGCGGAACTGGTTGGCGCGGCGATCTTCTTAGCGAGTGATGCTTCAGCCTTCGTGACGGGTGAGATTCTTGTGGTGGACGGGGGATTCCTGGCTAGCGGTGTGAATCAATAG
- the larB gene encoding nickel pincer cofactor biosynthesis protein LarB, with amino-acid sequence MNPTKLLELLAAVQTGAITPAAASQRLADMPYEDIGHARIDHHRTLRTGLPEVIYAQGKSPQQTTEIFSRMAAAGTDVLATRADEATAALVLAAHPKATHHPSARAITLKQSPPADPKGHIAILSAGTSDQPTAEEAAVTAELFNAKVTRLYDVGVAGLHRLLSVRDQLTRADVVIVCAGMEGALPSVVGGLVGVPVIAVPTSVGYGASFDGAAALLGMLNSCSPNVTVVNIDNGFGAAYTAVLIARASVPRS; translated from the coding sequence ATGAACCCCACCAAGCTGCTCGAACTCCTCGCCGCCGTCCAGACCGGAGCCATCACCCCAGCCGCCGCCTCCCAGCGCCTCGCCGACATGCCCTACGAGGACATCGGCCACGCCCGCATCGACCACCACCGCACCCTCCGCACCGGCCTCCCTGAGGTCATCTACGCCCAGGGAAAATCCCCGCAACAAACCACCGAGATCTTCTCTCGCATGGCCGCCGCTGGCACCGACGTCCTGGCCACCCGCGCCGACGAAGCCACCGCCGCCCTGGTTCTGGCGGCCCACCCAAAAGCCACCCATCACCCCTCAGCTCGAGCCATCACCCTCAAACAATCACCACCCGCAGACCCCAAAGGCCACATCGCCATCCTCAGCGCCGGCACCAGCGACCAGCCCACCGCAGAAGAAGCCGCCGTTACCGCCGAACTCTTCAACGCAAAGGTCACCCGACTCTACGACGTAGGCGTAGCCGGACTCCACCGACTCCTCTCGGTCCGCGATCAACTCACCCGGGCAGACGTCGTCATCGTCTGCGCCGGAATGGAAGGCGCCCTCCCCTCTGTCGTCGGCGGCCTGGTCGGCGTCCCCGTCATCGCAGTCCCCACCTCGGTCGGCTACGGAGCCAGTTTTGACGGCGCCGCAGCCCTTTTGGGAATGCTCAACTCGTGTTCCCCCAACGTTACCGTAGTAAATATAGACAACGGCTTCGGCGCAGCCTACACTGCCGTATTAATCGCACGTGCCTCTGTCCCTCGTAGTTGA
- a CDS encoding lactate racemase domain-containing protein has product MSLFFAGGSATTEMSLQEVQTNLFQALDKLGPRRKVLAIPPDFTRMHSQSGVLTELAWQYYGDKLTDILPALGTHKPMSDQEIATMYGATPRTLFRVHDWRNDVVTLGEVPREFMYEVSEGKLDYTWPAQVNKLLRDGGHDLILSIGQVVPHEVVGMANYNKNIFVGTGGSIGIHRSHFLGAVYGMERMMGRADTPVRRVLNYASEHFASQMPIVYVQTVVGKNVDGKLVIRGLYIGDDAECFKLAAALSLKVNFKMMDREIKRAVVFLDPHEFKSTWLGNKSIYRTRMALADNAELVVLAPGVHEFGEDAAIDALIRKYGYCGTPKTLEAAKEDAQLAGNLSAAAHLIHGSSEGRFTIRYCPGHLTREEIEGVHFEYGDLAEMTSKYNPATLEDGWNTVDGEEIFYISNPGLGLWAYRGRFGS; this is encoded by the coding sequence ATGAGCCTATTTTTCGCCGGTGGCAGCGCGACAACGGAGATGTCCCTCCAGGAAGTGCAAACAAACCTCTTCCAGGCCCTGGACAAGCTGGGCCCACGCAGGAAAGTCCTCGCAATCCCACCAGATTTCACGCGCATGCACTCCCAAAGCGGCGTCCTGACTGAACTTGCGTGGCAGTACTACGGAGATAAACTCACCGACATCCTCCCCGCCCTCGGCACTCATAAGCCGATGTCCGATCAGGAGATTGCAACAATGTACGGCGCTACTCCGCGAACTCTCTTTCGCGTGCACGATTGGCGCAACGACGTCGTCACTCTAGGAGAAGTTCCCAGAGAATTCATGTACGAAGTAAGCGAAGGAAAGCTCGACTACACATGGCCCGCACAAGTAAACAAACTGCTACGCGACGGGGGACATGATCTCATCCTCTCGATCGGCCAGGTCGTTCCCCATGAGGTTGTCGGCATGGCGAACTACAACAAAAACATCTTCGTAGGCACTGGTGGCTCCATAGGAATTCACCGCAGCCACTTTCTCGGCGCTGTGTACGGTATGGAGCGCATGATGGGACGCGCCGATACTCCTGTTCGCCGCGTACTCAACTACGCGAGCGAGCACTTCGCCAGTCAGATGCCGATCGTTTATGTGCAGACGGTAGTAGGGAAAAACGTCGACGGAAAGCTAGTCATTCGCGGCCTCTACATTGGAGATGACGCAGAGTGCTTCAAACTCGCCGCAGCTCTTAGCCTGAAGGTCAATTTCAAGATGATGGATCGCGAAATCAAGAGGGCAGTCGTCTTCCTCGATCCCCACGAGTTCAAAAGTACGTGGCTCGGTAACAAAAGCATCTATCGCACACGCATGGCTCTCGCGGATAACGCTGAACTTGTCGTCCTTGCTCCAGGCGTCCACGAATTTGGCGAAGACGCTGCCATCGATGCTCTAATCCGCAAGTACGGCTACTGCGGAACTCCTAAAACACTTGAAGCTGCTAAGGAAGATGCACAGCTTGCTGGAAATTTGAGTGCTGCCGCCCACCTCATCCATGGGTCTAGCGAAGGTCGCTTTACTATCCGTTACTGCCCGGGCCACTTGACCCGCGAGGAGATCGAAGGCGTTCACTTTGAGTATGGCGATCTCGCCGAGATGACCTCGAAGTACAATCCTGCCACGCTGGAAGACGGTTGGAACACAGTGGATGGTGAGGAGATCTTCTACATCTCCAATCCTGGTCTTGGGCTTTGGGCCTATCGTGGTCGCTTCGGGAGCTAG
- a CDS encoding gluconokinase has translation MVVVLMGVSGSGKTTIGTLLAERLGAVFADGDNYHPLANREKMAAGHPLDDRDRQPWLEALNRLLRNWLAEGKSGVMACSALKARYRATLQAGMPKGAVSFVMLEASKEMLAARLAERKHEFMNPGLLDSQLATLEMPSDAVRIVNDRAPEEIVSQILAQISSRKN, from the coding sequence ATGGTTGTTGTGTTGATGGGAGTGAGCGGATCGGGCAAGACGACGATCGGGACGTTGCTGGCTGAGCGCTTGGGCGCTGTGTTTGCCGATGGCGATAACTATCACCCGCTGGCGAACAGGGAGAAGATGGCTGCTGGACATCCCCTCGATGATCGAGATCGTCAACCGTGGCTTGAGGCGCTGAATCGGCTGCTGCGGAACTGGCTTGCAGAGGGGAAGAGCGGTGTGATGGCGTGCTCTGCGTTGAAGGCGCGTTATCGGGCTACGTTGCAGGCGGGAATGCCGAAGGGTGCGGTGAGCTTCGTTATGCTGGAGGCGTCTAAGGAGATGCTTGCAGCTCGTCTGGCGGAACGAAAACATGAGTTTATGAATCCTGGGCTTTTGGACAGTCAGCTTGCTACGCTCGAGATGCCGAGCGATGCTGTCCGAATCGTGAACGATCGAGCGCCGGAAGAGATCGTGAGTCAGATTCTGGCTCAGATTTCGTCAAGGAAGAACTGA
- a CDS encoding aldo/keto reductase has translation MERRDFLKTATVAGVSAAIPLNAQTPPTASQPIKRPESPDMIYRELGTTGERVSAIGMGGYHLGKQKDPAESIQLLHAGIDRGITFMDNCWDYNDGISEVRMGQALRNGYRQKVFLMTKMDGRTADEYNKQLEQSLGRLQTDVIDLVQFHEVIRMEDPDRIFAPGGAIEAAVAARSAGKIRYIGFTGHKDPAVHLRMLEVAQKHSFHFDTVQMPINVMDAHFRSFEKEVMPVALKQGIGILAMKTFGDPFILKSNTVQPIEALHYGLTQPVSVVITGIDNTQTLDQAFEATRTFKPLDQAQISSLLARTATAASEGKFELFKTTNHYDGTAQNPKWLG, from the coding sequence ATGGAGCGTAGAGACTTTCTAAAAACCGCAACCGTCGCCGGCGTGAGCGCAGCCATCCCGCTCAACGCGCAAACCCCTCCCACCGCCAGCCAGCCCATCAAACGCCCCGAATCCCCCGACATGATCTACCGCGAACTCGGCACTACCGGCGAGCGCGTCTCCGCCATCGGCATGGGCGGCTATCACCTCGGCAAACAGAAGGACCCCGCCGAGAGCATCCAGCTCCTCCACGCCGGCATCGACCGCGGCATCACCTTCATGGACAACTGCTGGGACTACAACGACGGCATCTCCGAAGTCCGCATGGGTCAGGCCCTGCGCAACGGCTACCGTCAAAAAGTCTTCCTCATGACAAAGATGGACGGCCGAACCGCCGACGAGTACAACAAGCAGCTCGAACAATCCCTCGGCCGCCTCCAGACCGACGTGATCGACCTCGTCCAGTTCCACGAGGTCATCCGCATGGAGGACCCCGACCGCATCTTCGCCCCCGGCGGAGCCATCGAAGCCGCCGTCGCCGCCCGCAGCGCAGGAAAGATCCGCTACATCGGCTTCACCGGACACAAAGATCCCGCCGTCCACCTCCGCATGCTTGAGGTCGCACAAAAACACAGCTTCCACTTCGACACCGTACAGATGCCCATCAACGTCATGGATGCACACTTCCGCTCCTTCGAAAAAGAGGTCATGCCCGTCGCGCTCAAACAAGGCATCGGCATCCTCGCCATGAAGACCTTCGGCGATCCCTTCATCCTGAAGAGCAACACGGTCCAGCCCATCGAAGCCCTCCACTACGGCCTCACCCAGCCGGTCTCGGTCGTCATCACCGGCATCGACAACACCCAGACTCTCGACCAGGCCTTCGAAGCCACACGCACCTTCAAACCCCTCGACCAGGCCCAGATCAGCTCCCTGCTGGCCCGCACCGCCACCGCCGCCAGCGAAGGTAAATTCGAACTCTTCAAAACCACCAACCACTACGACGGCACCGCACAAAACCCAAAGTGGCTAGGATAG
- the uxaC gene encoding glucuronate isomerase has translation MILDPNRLFPADSEARSVAARLYETVRDLPIISPHGHTDPRWFAENEPFANPTALFIQPDHYIFRMLYSQGISLESLGIPPLDGTAAPVDPKEVWRIFARNYYFFRGTPTRLWLDYSFENQFGLTKRLSPENADEYYEIIARKLQTPEFRPRALYERFNIEVLSTTDTPLDTLEYHKAIKESGWKGRILPTFRPDPVIDADYTGFLANIQKLGEITGEDTATWKGYLNALRNRRAFFKSMGATATDHGHPTAFTADLDPDTAASLFGRIISGRSVPQEQEYFRGQMLTEMAGMSVEDGLTMQLHPGSVRNHNRQLYERFGRDKGADIPSQTEYVRGLQPLLNRYGNDQRLTFILFTLDESTFSRELAPLAGHYPALKLGPPWWFHDSAEGMMRFREQATETAGFYNTVGFNDDTRALLSIPSRHDVARRIDCAFLGRLVVEHRLDEDEAFEVIKDLTVNLVRKAYKL, from the coding sequence ATGATTCTCGATCCAAACCGGCTTTTCCCTGCGGACAGCGAGGCGCGGTCAGTCGCCGCAAGATTGTATGAAACAGTTCGCGACCTGCCAATCATCTCCCCGCACGGTCACACCGACCCGCGCTGGTTCGCCGAGAACGAACCCTTTGCCAATCCCACGGCCCTCTTCATTCAGCCTGACCACTACATCTTTCGCATGCTGTACTCGCAGGGAATCTCGCTGGAGTCGCTAGGCATCCCTCCGCTCGACGGCACCGCCGCTCCGGTCGATCCGAAAGAGGTCTGGCGTATCTTCGCCAGAAACTACTATTTCTTTCGTGGTACTCCCACTCGTCTATGGCTCGACTACTCGTTTGAAAATCAATTCGGCCTGACCAAACGTCTTAGCCCGGAAAATGCGGATGAATACTACGAAATCATCGCCAGGAAACTCCAGACGCCTGAGTTCCGTCCGCGCGCACTCTACGAGCGGTTCAATATCGAGGTCCTCTCCACCACCGACACCCCCCTCGACACCCTCGAATACCACAAGGCCATAAAGGAGTCTGGCTGGAAGGGCCGCATACTGCCAACCTTTCGTCCGGATCCTGTGATCGACGCCGACTACACCGGCTTCCTCGCCAACATCCAGAAGCTCGGCGAGATCACTGGAGAAGATACCGCCACATGGAAGGGCTATCTCAACGCACTCCGCAACCGCCGCGCCTTCTTCAAGTCCATGGGAGCCACCGCAACCGATCACGGCCACCCCACAGCCTTCACAGCAGACCTGGACCCTGACACCGCCGCCTCGCTCTTTGGTCGCATCATCTCCGGCCGCTCCGTACCCCAGGAGCAGGAGTACTTCCGCGGCCAGATGCTCACCGAGATGGCCGGCATGAGCGTCGAAGATGGCCTCACCATGCAACTCCATCCCGGCTCGGTCCGCAACCACAACCGCCAGCTCTACGAGAGATTCGGCCGCGACAAAGGCGCCGACATCCCCTCCCAGACCGAGTACGTCCGCGGTCTTCAGCCCCTGCTGAACCGCTACGGAAACGACCAGCGGCTGACCTTTATTCTCTTCACCCTCGACGAATCCACCTTCTCCCGCGAACTGGCTCCCCTGGCCGGACACTACCCCGCGCTCAAGCTCGGTCCTCCCTGGTGGTTCCACGACTCCGCCGAGGGCATGATGCGCTTCCGCGAGCAAGCCACCGAAACCGCCGGCTTCTACAACACCGTCGGCTTCAACGACGACACCCGTGCCCTCCTCTCTATCCCCTCTCGTCACGACGTAGCCCGTCGCATCGACTGCGCCTTCCTTGGACGTCTCGTAGTCGAACACCGCCTCGACGAAGACGAAGCCTTCGAGGTAATAAAAGACCTCACCGTAAACCTGGTTAGAAAAGCCTACAAACTATAA
- the larC gene encoding nickel pincer cofactor biosynthesis protein LarC encodes MRIAYLDCFAGISGDMFLGALLDAGVDPKILHNAVAALNLNATLQIEKVDRSGISSTKVHVYEGANLAESTQLPEQAHRHEDEEADPTHQHTHTHQHHPKTQHQHKTGHPHTHDQEHAHNRSLTVIRDLITAASLPPAIKQTAIQTFELLGASEAKSHNVRVEKIHFHEVGAVDAIVDIVASSAGIHALNASALAETGHPVKWFSSPINVGGGMVDCAHGRFPVPAPATADLLRGLPTYSAHIEKELVTPTGAALIRALAPTFGPQPGMRVEHIGYGAGTRNPKNFPNVLRLSIGEADNSTHSIPSPTELPHTHHDHDSQTVTVLEAALDDLSPQILAYVSEIALAQGALDVMLTPVIMKKGRPGTLLTILCNPSDSLALQQLILRETSTLGLRIRQDTRVCVDRHHTTVTTPYGDIRVKIGTLNGEQCNIAPEFEDCRTAATKHNVPLKLVQQTAIAAYLK; translated from the coding sequence ATGCGTATCGCTTACCTCGACTGCTTCGCCGGCATCAGTGGCGACATGTTCCTCGGAGCCCTCCTCGACGCCGGAGTCGACCCAAAGATCCTCCACAACGCCGTAGCCGCCCTGAACCTCAACGCAACCCTCCAAATCGAAAAAGTAGACCGCAGCGGAATCTCCTCCACCAAGGTCCACGTCTACGAAGGCGCAAACCTCGCCGAGAGCACTCAACTCCCCGAGCAAGCACATCGCCACGAAGACGAAGAAGCAGACCCCACCCACCAACACACACACACCCACCAGCACCATCCCAAAACCCAGCACCAGCACAAGACCGGCCATCCCCACACGCACGACCAAGAACACGCCCACAACCGCTCTCTCACCGTCATCCGCGACCTCATCACCGCCGCATCCCTCCCACCCGCCATCAAACAAACCGCCATCCAAACCTTCGAACTCCTCGGCGCCTCCGAAGCCAAAAGCCACAACGTCCGCGTAGAAAAAATTCACTTCCACGAAGTAGGAGCAGTCGACGCCATCGTCGATATCGTCGCCTCCTCCGCCGGCATCCACGCCCTCAACGCCTCGGCGCTCGCCGAAACCGGCCATCCCGTAAAGTGGTTCTCCTCCCCCATCAACGTCGGCGGCGGCATGGTTGACTGCGCCCACGGCCGCTTCCCCGTCCCCGCCCCCGCCACTGCCGACCTCCTCCGCGGCCTTCCCACCTACTCCGCGCACATCGAAAAAGAGCTCGTCACCCCCACCGGCGCAGCACTCATCCGAGCCCTCGCCCCAACCTTCGGGCCCCAACCAGGCATGCGAGTCGAGCACATCGGCTACGGCGCCGGCACCCGCAACCCGAAGAACTTCCCCAACGTCCTCCGCCTCAGCATCGGCGAAGCCGACAACTCCACACACTCCATCCCATCTCCAACTGAACTACCCCACACCCATCACGATCACGACTCACAGACCGTCACCGTCCTCGAAGCCGCCCTCGACGATCTCTCCCCCCAGATCCTCGCCTACGTCTCCGAGATCGCCTTGGCACAAGGCGCACTCGACGTCATGCTCACTCCCGTCATCATGAAAAAAGGCCGCCCCGGCACCCTCCTCACCATCCTCTGCAATCCATCCGACAGCCTCGCCCTCCAGCAACTCATCCTGCGCGAGACCAGCACCCTCGGCCTCCGCATCCGTCAGGACACCCGCGTCTGCGTCGACCGCCACCACACCACCGTCACCACCCCCTACGGCGACATCCGCGTAAAGATCGGCACCCTCAACGGTGAGCAGTGCAACATCGCCCCTGAGTTTGAAGACTGCCGCACCGCCGCCACAAAACACAACGTCCCCTTGAAGCTGGTTCAACAAACCGCCATCGCAGCCTACCTCAAATAA
- the glgX gene encoding glycogen debranching protein GlgX — protein sequence MKRTLLPGRPYPLGATVSSKGTNFAIFSEGATRVDLCFFDASGKQTDCVTLRERTAFVWHGLVRDIKAGQLYGYRIDGPWEPERGHRFNPNKLLVDPYAEALSGQVDWKKPIFAHDVASGDDLKMDTQDSADGVPKCVVVDSKFDWGDDRPPETPLADSVIYEMHVKGFSIRNPRVPEKLRGTYAGLACEPGIDYLKKLGVTAVELLPIHHFIDEGPLVDRGLVDYWGYNTLGYFAPMSRYSSCGDTGGQVNEFKHMVKALHAAGIEVILDVVYNHTCEGNQLGPTLCWKGVCNTTYYRVNEENPRYYVDYTGTGNTLNVRNPQVLKMLMDSLRYWVTEMHVDGFRFDLAATLARELHDVSRLSSFFDTIHQDPTLADVKLIAEPWDVGEGGYQVGQFPVLWAEWNGKYRDTVRRFWKGDGGQLSDLGNRLTGSSDLYQYDGRKPYASINFVTAHDGFTLCDLVSYNQKHNEANGEGNKDGSDSNDSWNMGVEGPTDDEGINLLRERQTRNFMTTLMLSQGVPMLSGGDEIARSQRGNNNCYCQDNELTWHDWNLDEPRKRVRDFTSQLIHFRLKHPNLHRRKFFQDREIRRKGEDLIIKDVAWFNTDGNQVSDEVWNTEWNRSVAVLLNGQTLQVTDEDGNPVIDDSFFLVVNAAEGGVVYMLPASPSGKPWCQVIDTENIDNPFARMEVEEKIIVGGRALKLFSDGSISAN from the coding sequence ATGAAACGCACACTTCTTCCTGGTCGACCGTATCCGCTTGGTGCGACTGTATCGAGCAAAGGCACAAATTTTGCTATTTTTTCAGAGGGTGCGACCCGGGTTGATCTTTGCTTCTTCGATGCTTCGGGGAAGCAGACTGATTGTGTGACACTGCGTGAACGAACTGCTTTCGTGTGGCATGGACTTGTTCGTGACATCAAAGCCGGGCAGCTTTATGGGTACCGGATCGACGGGCCTTGGGAGCCTGAACGCGGTCATCGGTTCAACCCAAACAAGCTGCTGGTCGATCCCTATGCCGAGGCGCTTTCGGGACAGGTTGACTGGAAGAAGCCGATCTTCGCGCATGACGTTGCCTCTGGAGATGATCTGAAAATGGACACGCAGGACAGCGCCGACGGTGTTCCGAAGTGTGTCGTGGTCGATAGCAAATTTGACTGGGGGGATGACCGCCCACCTGAGACTCCGCTTGCTGACTCGGTTATCTACGAGATGCATGTGAAGGGCTTCAGCATTCGAAATCCCAGGGTTCCGGAGAAGCTTCGCGGGACCTACGCGGGGCTCGCGTGCGAGCCAGGCATCGACTACTTGAAGAAGCTTGGCGTGACCGCGGTGGAGTTGTTGCCGATTCATCATTTCATCGATGAGGGGCCCCTGGTGGATAGGGGACTGGTGGACTACTGGGGATACAACACGCTTGGGTACTTCGCTCCGATGTCCCGCTACAGTTCGTGCGGGGATACCGGTGGTCAGGTGAACGAGTTTAAACACATGGTGAAGGCGCTGCACGCCGCCGGCATCGAGGTGATCCTTGACGTGGTTTACAACCACACCTGCGAGGGCAATCAGCTTGGTCCGACTTTGTGCTGGAAGGGAGTTTGTAACACGACCTATTACAGAGTGAATGAGGAGAATCCTCGTTACTACGTGGACTACACGGGTACGGGTAACACCTTGAACGTGCGAAATCCGCAGGTGTTGAAGATGCTGATGGATTCGCTGCGCTACTGGGTTACAGAGATGCACGTCGATGGTTTTCGCTTTGATCTTGCGGCTACCCTTGCGCGGGAGCTTCATGATGTGAGCCGGTTGTCATCTTTTTTCGACACGATTCACCAGGACCCTACGCTCGCTGATGTGAAGCTAATCGCGGAGCCGTGGGATGTTGGCGAAGGGGGTTATCAGGTGGGGCAGTTTCCTGTTCTTTGGGCAGAGTGGAATGGGAAGTATCGCGATACGGTGCGCCGGTTCTGGAAGGGTGACGGGGGCCAGCTCTCGGATCTTGGAAACCGGCTTACCGGATCAAGCGATCTTTATCAATACGACGGACGGAAGCCATATGCGAGCATCAACTTTGTCACGGCCCATGATGGATTTACGTTGTGCGATCTGGTGAGCTACAACCAGAAGCACAATGAGGCCAATGGAGAAGGCAACAAGGATGGCTCGGACAGCAACGACTCCTGGAACATGGGCGTGGAAGGCCCAACGGATGATGAAGGGATCAACCTGTTGCGAGAGAGGCAGACGCGAAATTTTATGACTACGCTGATGCTCTCGCAGGGCGTGCCGATGCTGAGCGGAGGCGACGAGATTGCGCGGTCGCAGAGGGGAAATAACAACTGCTACTGCCAGGACAACGAGCTTACCTGGCACGACTGGAATCTGGATGAACCACGTAAGCGGGTGCGTGACTTTACGAGTCAACTGATCCACTTCCGTTTGAAGCACCCGAATCTGCACCGGCGGAAATTTTTCCAGGACCGTGAGATTCGCAGGAAGGGCGAGGACCTGATTATCAAGGATGTCGCATGGTTTAATACCGACGGCAACCAGGTCTCCGACGAGGTTTGGAATACTGAGTGGAACCGCTCAGTGGCTGTGCTGCTGAACGGACAGACGCTGCAGGTGACCGATGAGGACGGCAACCCGGTCATCGACGACAGTTTTTTTCTGGTTGTGAACGCGGCCGAGGGCGGCGTCGTCTATATGCTGCCCGCATCGCCTTCCGGGAAGCCGTGGTGTCAGGTGATCGATACCGAGAATATCGACAATCCTTTTGCCCGCATGGAGGTTGAGGAAAAGATCATCGTTGGAGGTCGAGCACTGAAGCTGTTCAGCGATGGGTCTATTTCAGCGAACTAA